Within bacterium, the genomic segment GGGGGGGGGGGGGGGGGCCGCGGCCGCTGGAGCCGCTGCGGCCGGCGCGGCCGGCTTGGCGCCTGCCGCCGGGGCCGCGGGAGCAGCGGGGGCGGGCGGTGCGGCCGGGGTCAGCGGCCCGGGTGCGGGGCGCTCGCCCAGAGCCGCCACCAACGCCGCGGTGGCACTGGTCTGGCCTATGGCGCCCAGGGCGTAGGCAGCCGCCATGCGCACCTCGTTCTTCTCTTCCTTGTTGCTCAGGACGGTGCACAGGGGCTGCACGGCGCTGGCCGCACGCAACTGCCCCAGGGCCTGCATGGCCGCGATGCGCAGCACCGCGTCCTGGGCCTGCATGGCCTGCAGGAGTTCGGCGTCACCCGCGTGGCTGCCGATCATGCCGAGCAGCCAGGCGGCGCGAGGCGCCGCTTCCGCCTGGCCGGAGCGCACCAGCTCCGCGAGCTTCGGGCCCACCGCCCCGCCGCGCTCGCGCAGAGCCGCCAGGGCATCCATCACCTTGTCCGGCTCCTGCCCGGCGAGGTCCTGCAGGTACTTGCCTGTGCGTCGGGCGGTGCTGATCCAGGTGATGACATACACCGCCACCAGGATCAACACGATTGTGCCCAGCACTCTGACTGTCCGATTGTTCACGGTCATCAACTCTTGGCTGTGAGATGAGTGGTGTGCCGCTGGTACGTTAGCCGGCCTGCGCCTGACGGATCAGATCGAGCTTCTGCTTGATGAGTTGCCCCTGATTGGCGTCCGGCTGCTCCTCGGCAGGCAGATGCTTCATCAGTTGCAGGGCCATGGCGTCCCCGACGATCTGCAGCGTGGAAGCCAGCCACTGGCGCTGGAGGGCGGGGAGCTTGTTGTTGCCGCGCGCCCGCAGCACCTTCTCCGTGGCCGGCTTGCCGATGGCGGCGAGAATGGCGCCAGCCCAGGCCTTGGTCTCGTCATTCTGGCCGTCGAGTTGCTTGACCAGGCTGTCCACCGGGATGTCCTGCATGTTCGCCAGGGCCGCGGCCGCAGCCAGGCACAGCGACGGGCTGGGCGGGTTGACGACCAGCGCGATGAGCATGTCGCCGGCCTGGCCCATCCGCTCCTGTACGCCCTCGCCGAGTGTCGCGGCCTTGCGGACCCCGATCATGGCAATGGCCTTGGCCGCCGCCAGGGCCATCGGCTCCTGTGGCTGCAGCAGCGCCTTGATGCTCTCAATGCCCTTCTCGTCAGAGATGTACCCCAGAGAGGTCAGGGCATCGCGCCGCAGGGCCACCGGGGCCTTGCCGTCCAGCGCGGCTTCGGTCAGGACGGGCTGTAGCGACGCCTGGGTCTGGGTCGCCCCCGCCTGGGCGGTGGTGGAGACCTCACGCAGCAGTTGGTTCGTCACGCTCGAGGTCTCGAAAACAAGGGCTACCGCGGCGCGGCGGCGCGCATCGGCGTCGCCGCTGGTCAGCACGCCCTGCAGCAGCTTCTGGACGGGATCCATCCGCCAGTCCTTGAGGATCTCCAGGGCGGCCTCGCGTACCGCGGGGTTCGCATCACTGATACCGGCCACCAGGTTCGCCGTGGCCTCCGGCTCGTCGAGTTGCGCCATGCCGCGGAGAGCGGCGACGCGCACACCCGGATCGGTGGCGCTGGCGGCCTGCTGTAGCGGCGGCAGGGCTGCCGTCATGCCCGTGGCGCCCAGCGCCCGGGCGGCGGCGGCGCGCGCCGGGGCCGGAGCGCCCCCGTCGGTCACAACCTTGCTCAGCGGCGCGACCGCGGGCTCGGAGATCTCGCCCAGAGCGATGCTGGCCCAGTTGCGGGTTCGGTCATCGCCCGTCAGCAGGACCTGCGTCAGGCCGGGGACGGCGGGAGCACCGATGCGAGTGAGCGCCATCTGCGCCATGTGGCCCACACGCGCCTGGGGGCTGGCGAGGGCCTTGGTCAGGACCGGGACGGCGGGCGTGCCCATCTTGGCGAGGGCATCGCGCGCCGCATAGTACACTTGCCACTTATCATCCGACAGGGCGGCTGAGAGCGCCGGGATCACCTGTCCGGAGGCAGCCACGAGGGCCTCGGCCGGGGCGTTGCGGAGGGCGTCCGAAGCGACCTGGCGGACTTCAGCCGAGCCAGGATCACGCAGGGCCGTCGCCAGATACAGGATGGAGGCCGGGCCGCCAATCTCGGCCACCGTCTGGGTGGCCAAGAGCCGGACATCGGCGGTGGGCGACTTCAGGGCGGGCTGCAGGGGCGGGATGCCGACCCCACCCAGACGCACCAGCGCCGCCGCGAGTTCGCGCGAGGCGCCCGAGGTATTCGCCACCAGCATGGCGCCCATCTTGTTGGCAGCCTGCTGGGCTTCGGCGATCCTGAAGGTCTTCGGGTCCGGCGGGGGCGGGAGCACGACCGCCGGGGCGGCCGGAGCGGCCGCGCCAGGCGCAGCCGGGGCTGCCGCAGGGGCGGGGGCCGCTGCCGCAGCGGCCTTGGCGGCATCCTCCGCCGCCTTGGCCGCGGCCTTGGCGGCCGCCTCACGCACATCCGTGCCGAGCACCGCGCCCGTGGACACTGCGGCCGCGGCGCGGACCTCCGCCTGCGGGTCGTCCAGGCGGGCCATCAGGACCGGCACGACGTTGTTCAGCAAAGCCTGCGCGCCGAGGGCGCCGAGGGCCGCGGTGGCCTTCCGGCGCACATTCCAGTTCTGGTCCTTCGAGGTATTGACCAGCGGCGGCACGACCTGCGGCACTTCCTCGGGCTTCAGCCCGGCGCCGATGGTGCCCAGCATGGTGGCGGCCTGGCCGCGCACCTCGTAGTTGTCGTCCACCAGCAGCTTGCCGGTAATGGCGCCGAGCGCCTTGGCCTTCATGTTCAGCAGCGAGGTCACCGCGCAGTCGCGCTCGCGGTTGTACTCGGCGGCTTCCTGGTTGGGCGCCGGCTCCCCGCGCGTGATGATCTTCACCAGGTCCTTGGTAACGGGCTCGCCGACGCCGCCGAAGACGGTCGCGACCCCGGTGCGGATGTAGTCATCCCAGGCGCCCATCAGCGGCAGGAGGTAGGGGATCGTGGACGGGCCGATGGCGGTCAGGACCCCGGGGGCTCCGGCGCGGACCTTCGCGTCCTTGTCGGTCATGGCCTCCACCAACGGTGGAATGGCCAGCGCCCCGAAGCGGGCCACGGCGGCCTGGATGCGCGGCTGCACCGGGGCATCCACCACCGTCCAACAGGTCATCAGCTGGAAGATCGCCTTCTCAGTGCCCAGGCGCGTCACAGCCTCGACGACGCCGTCCTGCACCCAGCGCGGGGAGTCCGTCACGGCGTCGGCGAGCTTCTGCGACGCCACCAGGCGCTCCACGGCGGCGAGGCGCTGAGCCGGGCTACCGTATGCGATCTGGTCGCGCAGGCGGCTGACCTCGCTACGCCGGCCACCGGCGTAGATGATGAGGCACAGCACCGCTCCAGCGACGACCAGCCAGGTTACCTGTCGCCTGAGGTGTTCGTCCACGGGCTTCAACTCCTCGTTTGAGCCAACAGGCCTCGCGTGGCCTGTTGCAAAGGCATGATGCGCCAACCTCCGCACGGCTAAGCGGCGAGGCCAGCCGGTGGCGGCGGTCCATCAAGAGAGCGACTGTTTCACCGCGCGGGGAGGGGATTCCTCCCCGCCTCCAGTGTTCTTGCGAAGTTTTTTGCGGCGGGCTACATCGCGTCCAGGCAGCGCCAGAACCCGGCCGCTGCCTCGCCGAAGGTGAAGCCATTGCCGGGGACGAGGGTCATCAGGCCGGCGAACGACCGGCAGCGCACGATCGAGATGATCTCCTTGACCTCGCCCTGCCCCCGACCGGGCACCGTCTCGGCCGGCCAGCCGGGCCGGCCGCAGCCGTCGGCCACCATGAGTTGCGCGGTGAAGCGCTTCAGCTTCCCCCGGCTCCAGGTGCGCAGGAACGGGTTCTCGCCCACGTGCGCGAAGTGCCGCGGGTTGAACGACAGCCGCAGGGCCTCGCTGTTGACCTGCCCCAGCACGTCCGCACAGTTCGTGGCGTCGCGCCAGACGGCTGCCGGGTGGTTCTCGATCAGCAGGACCATGTTGTGGTCGGCAGCGGCCTGGGCGAGGTCCGCCAGGGCTGCGACAGCGCGGGGCAGGACGGCCTCCATCTCGCCATCCCGCGCCAGCCATGGCGACAGCTTCAGGTAACGCGGCGCCAGGCCCTGTGTGCCCTCCAGGGCGCTAAGCAGGGCGGCACGGCGTTCGTCCGCCGAGGCGCTCCAGTCCAGCTCGCACGGCCAGACGGCGACACTGCAGCCGGCGGTGGTGAGCGCTGAGACGAAGCGCGCCTTCGCCTCCGGCCCGGCCTGCTCCAGCGACCGCACCTGCTGGGCCGACACCTCGAGGGTCTCGATGCCCTCGGCCTGGATCTCCCACAGAGCCTGGCCGATCTCGTCGGGGGGGAAGACAGCGGTCAGCAAGCCACTGAGCGTGAACTCCTCTTCGGCCAGCCGGGCGCGCTTGATGGCTGCCCGCTGCTTGACGCAGTCCATGCAGTGCGGGTTATCACACAGCACGGCCGCCGGATCGGCCTGCAGGGCCTCGACGGCGAGGCGGAGGATCTCCGAGGCCTTCATCAGGCGGCAGACCGCGTTGCCGATCCGTCCCACGCGCATGGCGTCGGCCTGGGCGAAGAGCCGGTCGAGCTGGATGAAGTCGCGGTGGGGCCCGGGGAAGCGCTCCAGCACGGCGGTCTGCTTCCGGCGGTCCGCGTCGTAGTAGTCGCGCACGATGGTCTGCAGGTACGCGCCCTCCACGATGTCCTCGGCGGTGTGCAGGAGCGTGTTGCGGTCCTGATCGCACCCGATGAACAGCAGGTAGCCATTGTCCAGCTTGGCGATCCGGCCCCAGGGGGAGTCTGGGCCAATGGCGGTGGGCTGGCCCACGTGATCGGCCAGCAGCTGCTCGGCCAACGGGCCAAAGCCGGCAGCCGAGTGGGTCGGGTGGATGCTGCGGATGGTCTCGGGGCGCCGCCAGAAGCGGTCGGTGATCGTGCCCACGTTGGAGGGCGTCTCGTTGACATCGAAGACCGGGGCGCCGCCCATCGCCGGCATCATCACCGTGCCGAACGGCCCGGCGACCTCGATCAGGGCGTCAATGACGGTGTCCGCCCCGCCCTCGACACGACCCAGCGCCGACAGCGAGGAATGGACCATCAGCACCATTCCTCCCTCGACACCGAGGTCACGGAGTCCCTGCTTGATCTCGTCCTTGGTCAGAGGCATGTGTTCTCCTGGGAGCGCCGGCTGCCGGCTGGCGCGTCGTTGCGAACGCCTCAGCGCCGCCGTGTCATCTCGACTTCCGCATGGTCCACCAGCCCGCCCAGCGGTACGCTCTGCTTGCGTACCCGGACCGTGACCTCGTCCACCTCGAACTCGCGCAGGATCGCCTCCACCACGTCGTGGGCCAGGGCCTCCATGAGGCGGTAGTGCTTGGCCGCCTCGATGCGGCGGACGAGTTCGTACACGGCCTTGTAGTCGGCCGTATGGGACAGATCGTCGGTCCGTCCGGCCGCCGTCAGGTCGCGGACGAGTTCCAGGTCCATGGCGAAGCGCCCGCCGAGCTGCCGCTCGGAGTCGTCCACACCATGGTGCCCGTAGAAGGTCATGTTGACCAGGCGAATGCAGTCGCGGTGGCTCATGGTTGCGCTCGGATCAGTCTCTTTTCAGTAATGACATAGGGCACGGAGATGTCCTTGCCCCGGGTGGGCACCTCGGGCACGATCTGCAGCTCAAAGGCGGCGGCCACGACCTGCTCGGGGGCCAGACGCGGGGTCAGGCGCGCCAGCAGGTCGTCGTAGAAGCCCCCGCCGTAGCCCAGGCGGTGGCCGTGGAGATCGAACGCTACCCCCGGCACCAGCGCGAACTCCACCTCGCGGGGTGAGGCCAGCCGGCAGCGCTCCGGCACCGGTTCGGAGATCTTCCAGACCCCTGGCAGCGTGTCCACATCGCGGTCGTTGATCTCGTACAGGTCCAGCGCGCGGGTCGTGTAGTTCACCTTGGGCAGCAGGAGCCGCCGGCCCTGCGACACCTGGGCGATGAAGTCGTGGGTCATCACTTCCGTGCGGAAGCAGGCATAGGCCAGGACGCACGAGGCCGCCTGGACGGCCGGCAGCGCCAGCAGCGACTCATTGATCGGGCGACTGAGCGCGGCCCGCTCGTCCGGGGTCAGCGCATCCCGCCGGGCGAGCACTTCGCGCCGCAGCACGTCCTTCTCGGGCTTGAGATTCATGCGCGCCCCACCACCTCCGCCATCTTGGCCACGTCCACCAGCCCGGCCACGTCATGGACGCGGATCATGTCGGCCCCGTTGACGATGCCGATGGCGCAGACGGCGGCCGTGCCGAAGGCGCGCTCCCCGGCGGGCTTGCCGGTGATGTCCCCGATGGTGCGCTTGCGCGACGGGGCCAGTAGCACCGGCCGTCCCAGGCTGCGGAACTCTCGCAGCCGCCGCACCAACTCCAGGTTGTGCTCCGCCGTCTTGCCGAACCCGAAGCCGGGATCGGCGATGATCTGCGTCTCGGCCACACCGGCGGCGACGGCAGCCGCGATGCGCTCGGCCAAGAAGTCATACACCTCGGTCACGACATCCTCGTAGTGGGGGGCATGCTGCATGTCGCGTGGCTCGCCCTGCATGTGCATGATAATGACGGCGGCACCGGTCTCCGCGGCCAGCTCCAGCATCCCGGGCTGACGGAGCCCATAGACATCGTTGATGATCGTGGCCCCGGCGGCCAGGGCCTGGCGGCAGACCTCGGGCTTGCTGCTGTCAATGGAGATGGGGACCTGCACTTCCGCCGCGAGGCCCTCGATCACCGGCAGCACGCGGTGCAGCTCCTCCTCAGCCGACACGCCTGCGCTCCCCGGCCGGGTAGACTCCCCGCCGACATCGAGGACATCCGCCCCGGCAGCGACGAAGTCGAGGCCCTGCCGGATGGCGGCTGCAGCCCAGTCGTCGTGGGAGCGGTCACCGACCGCGACGGTAGCAGCGTCGTCGCTGTGGGAGCGGTCACCGACCGCGACGGTAGCAACGTTGT encodes:
- the folP gene encoding dihydropteroate synthase; this translates as NVATVAVGDRSHSDDAATVAVGDRSHDDWAAAAIRQGLDFVAAGADVLDVGGESTRPGSAGVSAEEELHRVLPVIEGLAAEVQVPISIDSSKPEVCRQALAAGATIINDVYGLRQPGMLELAAETGAAVIIMHMQGEPRDMQHAPHYEDVVTEVYDFLAERIAAAVAAGVAETQIIADPGFGFGKTAEHNLELVRRLREFRSLGRPVLLAPSRKRTIGDITGKPAGERAFGTAAVCAIGIVNGADMIRVHDVAGLVDVAKMAEVVGRA
- a CDS encoding HEAT repeat domain-containing protein is translated as MDEHLRRQVTWLVVAGAVLCLIIYAGGRRSEVSRLRDQIAYGSPAQRLAAVERLVASQKLADAVTDSPRWVQDGVVEAVTRLGTEKAIFQLMTCWTVVDAPVQPRIQAAVARFGALAIPPLVEAMTDKDAKVRAGAPGVLTAIGPSTIPYLLPLMGAWDDYIRTGVATVFGGVGEPVTKDLVKIITRGEPAPNQEAAEYNRERDCAVTSLLNMKAKALGAITGKLLVDDNYEVRGQAATMLGTIGAGLKPEEVPQVVPPLVNTSKDQNWNVRRKATAALGALGAQALLNNVVPVLMARLDDPQAEVRAAAAVSTGAVLGTDVREAAAKAAAKAAEDAAKAAAAAAPAPAAAPAAPGAAAPAAPAVVLPPPPDPKTFRIAEAQQAANKMGAMLVANTSGASRELAAALVRLGGVGIPPLQPALKSPTADVRLLATQTVAEIGGPASILYLATALRDPGSAEVRQVASDALRNAPAEALVAASGQVIPALSAALSDDKWQVYYAARDALAKMGTPAVPVLTKALASPQARVGHMAQMALTRIGAPAVPGLTQVLLTGDDRTRNWASIALGEISEPAVAPLSKVVTDGGAPAPARAAAARALGATGMTAALPPLQQAASATDPGVRVAALRGMAQLDEPEATANLVAGISDANPAVREAALEILKDWRMDPVQKLLQGVLTSGDADARRRAAVALVFETSSVTNQLLREVSTTAQAGATQTQASLQPVLTEAALDGKAPVALRRDALTSLGYISDEKGIESIKALLQPQEPMALAAAKAIAMIGVRKAATLGEGVQERMGQAGDMLIALVVNPPSPSLCLAAAAALANMQDIPVDSLVKQLDGQNDETKAWAGAILAAIGKPATEKVLRARGNNKLPALQRQWLASTLQIVGDAMALQLMKHLPAEEQPDANQGQLIKQKLDLIRQAQAG
- a CDS encoding AAC(3) family N-acetyltransferase — encoded protein: MPLTKDEIKQGLRDLGVEGGMVLMVHSSLSALGRVEGGADTVIDALIEVAGPFGTVMMPAMGGAPVFDVNETPSNVGTITDRFWRRPETIRSIHPTHSAAGFGPLAEQLLADHVGQPTAIGPDSPWGRIAKLDNGYLLFIGCDQDRNTLLHTAEDIVEGAYLQTIVRDYYDADRRKQTAVLERFPGPHRDFIQLDRLFAQADAMRVGRIGNAVCRLMKASEILRLAVEALQADPAAVLCDNPHCMDCVKQRAAIKRARLAEEEFTLSGLLTAVFPPDEIGQALWEIQAEGIETLEVSAQQVRSLEQAGPEAKARFVSALTTAGCSVAVWPCELDWSASADERRAALLSALEGTQGLAPRYLKLSPWLARDGEMEAVLPRAVAALADLAQAAADHNMVLLIENHPAAVWRDATNCADVLGQVNSEALRLSFNPRHFAHVGENPFLRTWSRGKLKRFTAQLMVADGCGRPGWPAETVPGRGQGEVKEIISIVRCRSFAGLMTLVPGNGFTFGEAAAGFWRCLDAM
- a CDS encoding 5-formyltetrahydrofolate cyclo-ligase encodes the protein MNLKPEKDVLRREVLARRDALTPDERAALSRPINESLLALPAVQAASCVLAYACFRTEVMTHDFIAQVSQGRRLLLPKVNYTTRALDLYEINDRDVDTLPGVWKISEPVPERCRLASPREVEFALVPGVAFDLHGHRLGYGGGFYDDLLARLTPRLAPEQVVAAAFELQIVPEVPTRGKDISVPYVITEKRLIRAQP
- a CDS encoding HEAT repeat domain-containing protein; protein product: MIGSHAGDAELLQAMQAQDAVLRIAAMQALGQLRAASAVQPLCTVLSNKEEKNEVRMAAAYALGAIGQTSATAALVAALGERPAPGPLTPAAPPAPAAPAAPAAGAKPAAPAAAAPAAAAPPPPP
- the folB gene encoding dihydroneopterin aldolase yields the protein MSHRDCIRLVNMTFYGHHGVDDSERQLGGRFAMDLELVRDLTAAGRTDDLSHTADYKAVYELVRRIEAAKHYRLMEALAHDVVEAILREFEVDEVTVRVRKQSVPLGGLVDHAEVEMTRRR